From the genome of Methanobacterium formicicum, one region includes:
- the sepS gene encoding O-phosphoserine--tRNA ligase, with product MKKKEILKLAKRDFEKAWVETGKNLKNPHHDEEYPRLHFKPGRTHPLSDTMAQLRQAYLLLGFQETINPLFIEEDHVYRQFGPEAPAVLDRCFYLAGLPRPDIGISMDKIAQIEGMDVPLDEDKIQGLKEVFRSYKKGDTSGDDLVHDVSIALEVADATGLRVMERVFPELKELTPISSKTTLRSHMTSGWFITLNALNQNSPLPVKLFSIDRCFRREQREDSSHLMTYHSASCVWMDDEVSLDMGMAVSESLLEYFGFQKFKFMPDEKKSKYYIPGTQTEVYGYHPKLKEWVEVATFGLYSPIALAKYGIDQEVMNLGVGAERIAMILGDHEDIREMVYPHTYGKWGLSDREMASMLRLNLYPVTDDGRKLMEALVNTAQEYGDTVSPCEFTAFKGEFMGKSLEVKITEPEAGTKLLGPASWNRVYVYDGNIVGVPQPARMERFPTPNNAENILQNLGKEIADDLAIAAVEKGIPTGISYMGGVAAQAAYHIEEMVVSGEEQVNLRATIAKSPSDINLKLDKLAMRYINSRNKVIDIRGPIFCTITAEIKE from the coding sequence GTGAAGAAAAAGGAGATATTAAAGTTAGCGAAGAGGGATTTTGAAAAGGCCTGGGTGGAAACAGGTAAAAATCTTAAAAATCCCCATCACGATGAGGAATATCCCCGTCTGCACTTCAAACCCGGCAGGACCCATCCACTCTCGGATACCATGGCCCAGCTCCGGCAGGCCTACTTACTTCTTGGTTTCCAGGAAACCATCAACCCCCTCTTCATTGAAGAGGACCATGTTTACCGCCAGTTCGGACCAGAAGCCCCTGCAGTTTTAGACCGTTGCTTCTACCTGGCAGGGCTACCCCGACCAGATATAGGGATCAGCATGGATAAAATAGCCCAGATCGAAGGAATGGATGTTCCACTTGATGAAGATAAGATCCAGGGACTTAAAGAAGTGTTCCGGAGCTATAAAAAAGGTGACACCAGCGGGGATGACCTGGTCCACGATGTGTCCATTGCCCTGGAAGTAGCCGATGCCACCGGGCTACGAGTTATGGAAAGGGTTTTCCCCGAACTTAAGGAGTTAACCCCCATCTCCAGCAAAACCACTTTACGTTCACATATGACCTCCGGATGGTTCATAACCCTGAATGCCCTGAACCAAAACAGCCCCCTGCCTGTTAAACTATTTTCAATTGACCGCTGCTTCCGTCGGGAGCAAAGAGAAGATTCAAGCCATCTTATGACCTATCACTCCGCTTCCTGTGTTTGGATGGATGATGAGGTTTCCCTGGATATGGGAATGGCTGTCTCGGAGAGCCTTTTAGAGTACTTTGGATTCCAGAAGTTTAAATTCATGCCTGATGAGAAAAAATCCAAGTACTACATCCCTGGAACTCAGACCGAGGTCTACGGTTACCATCCCAAACTCAAAGAATGGGTGGAAGTGGCTACCTTTGGTTTGTACTCCCCCATTGCCCTGGCCAAGTATGGTATTGACCAGGAGGTAATGAACCTGGGTGTGGGCGCCGAGAGGATTGCCATGATCCTCGGTGACCACGAGGACATTCGGGAGATGGTTTATCCCCATACCTATGGTAAGTGGGGCCTCAGTGACCGGGAAATGGCCTCCATGCTCCGCCTGAACCTGTATCCAGTGACGGATGATGGCCGCAAATTGATGGAAGCCCTGGTAAACACTGCCCAGGAATATGGAGATACAGTATCACCCTGTGAATTCACTGCCTTTAAAGGAGAGTTTATGGGAAAATCCCTGGAAGTCAAGATCACCGAACCGGAAGCAGGCACCAAGCTCCTGGGACCTGCCAGCTGGAATCGGGTGTACGTGTACGATGGTAATATCGTGGGTGTGCCCCAGCCAGCCCGGATGGAACGATTCCCCACCCCAAATAATGCTGAAAATATTCTGCAAAATCTGGGAAAGGAAATAGCCGATGACCTGGCTATTGCCGCCGTGGAAAAGGGTATCCCCACAGGTATCAGCTACATGGGCGGAGTTGCTGCCCAGGCCGCCTACCACATAGAGGAGATGGTGGTCAGTGGAGAAGAACAGGTTAATTTGAGGGCCACCATAGCCAAGTCTCCTTCAGATATCAACCTCAAACTGGATAAACTGGCCATGCGTTACATTAACAGTAGGAATAAGGTAATTGACATTAGAGGACCTATATTCTGCACTATAACCGCTGAAATTAAGGAATGA